A genome region from Meleagris gallopavo isolate NT-WF06-2002-E0010 breed Aviagen turkey brand Nicholas breeding stock chromosome 9, Turkey_5.1, whole genome shotgun sequence includes the following:
- the LOC109369058 gene encoding uncharacterized protein LOC109369058 — MIGNTMISISHHQEQAEPWASRADPAAPASPSQAQGLIGLHRPLAASPQLDQPDTGEQQPLLFVFKQKMAPLAMAARGPAEQNRSASLEMEIVPQRTQPAPISMQLTPQGNFVQQRSQPPALRNKGKSAPVTCQPPKVRQAPVGTSVSPPCLEIISLKEGFAIKTFPRCSQSCLPADPNRARTEPLPRAAKARGVPVRSRAPRSVPMPEAKWVHKIL, encoded by the exons ATGATTGGTAACACAATGATTTCCATCTCCCACCATCAGGAACAGGCTGAGCCTTGGGCCAGCAGAGCAGACCCTGCTGCACCAGCATCCCCATCCCAAGCACAGGGCCTCATAGGCTTGCATAGGCCTCTGGCAGCGAGCCCACAGCTAGACCAGCCTGACACTGGTGAACAGCAGCCGCTGCTCTTTGTCTTCAAGCAGAAAATGGCCCCCCTTGCCATGGCTGCTAGGGGTCCCGCAGAGCAGAATCGTTCGGCATctttagaaatggaaatagTGCCACAGCGTACCCAGCCAGCACCCATCTCCATGCAGCTGACCCCACAAGGGAATTTTGTCCAGCAGCGTTCACAGCCTCCAGCTCTGCGCAACAAGGGCAAGTCAGCTCCAGTCACCTGTCAGCCCCCCAAGGTCAGGCAAGCGCCAGTGGGAACCAGTGTTTCCCCTCCCTGCCTGGAGATCATCTCGCTGAAGGAAGGCTTTGCCATCAAGACCTTTCCCAGGTGCAGCCAAAGCTGTCTGCCTGCAGACCCCAACAGAGCCCGCACTGAGCCCCTGCCAAGGGCTGCCAAGGCACGGGGCGTTCCTGTGAGAAGCCGAGCACCGAGGTCTGTGCCCATG CCTGAAGCCAAGTGGGTACACAAAATCCTGTAG